The following coding sequences lie in one Apium graveolens cultivar Ventura chromosome 3, ASM990537v1, whole genome shotgun sequence genomic window:
- the LOC141714321 gene encoding uncharacterized protein LOC141714321, protein MECSKWALARYARESRFRPLTDIHWVETRLPKIFKGESMDITFREADARWVHHPHNDALVISIQIGTKNIHRAFVDNGSSENNLYYNTFKKMGLPDRDMSREDSWVYGFSGAGVRVMGSIQFPCNLGESPLSVTKMFEFKILNQESSHNVLLGRPFLREMRVITSIHHLTIKFPTPNGVGNIKGSQYDSRECYSKL, encoded by the coding sequence ATGGAATGCAGCAAATGGGCCTTGGCAAGATATGCTAGGGAATCCCGGTTTAGACCTCTCACGGACATTCATTGGGTGGAAACTCGACTGCCCAAAATATTTAAGGGCGAGTCCATGGATATTACCTTCAGAGAAGCAGATGCCCGATGGGTACATCACCCCCACAATGATGCGCTGGTTATTTCCATCCAGATTGGAACCAAAAACATCCATAGGGCCTTCGTGGATAATGGAAGCTCGGAAAACAACCTCTACTACAACACCTTTAAGAAGATGGGGCTACCTGATCGGGATATGTCAAGGGAAGATTCATGGGTCTATGGCTTCTCTGGCGCGGGAGTTAGAGTTATGGGATCAATTCAGTTTCCATGTAATTTGGGGGAAAGCCCGTTGTCCGTAACAAAGATGTTCGAGTTCAAGATCCTGAATCAGGAGTCGTCCCACAACGTGCTGTTGGGACGGCCTTTTCTTCGGGAGATGAGGGTTATTACTTCAATCCATCACCTTACCATCAAGTTTCCAACACCAAATGGCGTGGGGAATATAAAAGGCTCTCAGTATGACTCTCGGGAGTGCTACAGCAAGCTATGA